From Kineosporia succinea, the proteins below share one genomic window:
- a CDS encoding alpha/beta fold hydrolase, whose protein sequence is MSTASLSTHDFTADGVRLTYHRAGRGPVCVAHPGGPGLDWSYLRSAELEQHYTVIYPEPVGTGRSGRPDDPAGYRLETYVRFLAALVEHLGEPKVFLLGHSYGGFVVQTYALARPERVAGLILYSTSPYAGPEFWQAAAAGVGAYPQRHPGIAEAEAAPAAFRRAQAADDDESISREFAAASPIYFADFWSRQAEFEPFRAGIRMYREPAVAPDPGVFDVRSRLGEIHAPTVVIVGAQDFIAGPAWGAPLGAGIPGAQTVTLEQAGHFAHVEQPADFARAVALIR, encoded by the coding sequence GTGTCAACCGCATCGCTCAGCACCCATGACTTCACCGCCGACGGCGTCCGCCTGACCTACCACCGGGCCGGCCGGGGGCCGGTCTGCGTCGCCCACCCCGGCGGACCCGGCCTGGACTGGTCGTACCTGCGCTCGGCCGAGCTCGAGCAGCACTACACCGTGATCTACCCCGAGCCGGTCGGCACCGGCCGCTCCGGGCGCCCGGACGATCCGGCCGGCTACCGCCTCGAGACCTACGTGCGCTTCCTGGCCGCCCTCGTCGAGCACCTGGGCGAGCCGAAGGTGTTCCTGCTCGGGCACTCCTACGGCGGGTTCGTGGTGCAGACCTACGCGCTCGCCCGTCCGGAGCGGGTCGCCGGGCTGATCCTGTACTCGACCTCGCCGTACGCCGGGCCCGAGTTCTGGCAGGCCGCCGCGGCCGGGGTGGGCGCCTATCCGCAGCGTCACCCCGGCATCGCCGAGGCCGAGGCCGCCCCGGCCGCCTTCCGGCGGGCGCAGGCGGCCGATGACGACGAGAGCATCAGCCGCGAGTTCGCCGCCGCGTCGCCCATCTACTTCGCCGACTTCTGGTCGCGTCAGGCCGAGTTCGAGCCGTTCCGCGCCGGCATCAGGATGTACCGGGAGCCGGCGGTGGCCCCCGACCCCGGCGTCTTCGACGTCCGCTCCCGGCTGGGGGAGATCCACGCGCCCACCGTCGTCATCGTCGGGGCGCAGGACTTCATCGCCGGCCCGGCCTGGGGTGCGCCGCTGGGTGCGGGCATTCCCGGCGCGCAGACCGTGACGCTCGAGCAGGCTGGGCATTTCGCTCACGTCGAGCAGCCGGCCGACTTCGCCCGGGCGGTCGCGCTGATCCGGTGA
- a CDS encoding zinc-dependent metalloprotease, whose translation MISLETTGTQALLTLPRAGIDVLALTMLTSGVGSSRINLDRGQPGQVRHWRFEPVGTRITLTELNTHFGSGTGRRDGAGSFARSMLAVLDPVASTDGTVTVDITALACRDLVEVRRWASFSSAGEPTVDPSRSLVDPGPSHTHEHGVEIESLLTFTGFSGDAISEVAPDPGAVTVRQRLSLTPLTDDPFPVLPFHPAAGGYGKMRTDTDTDPRRPPFAGVHPRFATREPIVFSVDPDIPQPYRDAVLEGGRWWATGFEAAGLPDTYRVEVRPRESDPAAVGTNAVWWVHRTGRGWSMGAALCDPRTGRIVKGNVRLGSQRVQQLTALGEALLCPYGHADEAARRQQIEQMTLARIRQLAAHEIGHALGLMHNYASHQHEHPSVMDYPFPALRVTPDGRVDLSSTYAQGLGPWDVFTVRYAYGDDTPEAKAAALQAERDAGRRYLTDHDGHSPDSCSPDAAPWIHGADPFEALERLLTVRAAALQTFGPGCLPPGRPTGEREDRFALLHLLHRHQCAALGHLIGGLHHEYALAGEDVPDPVPVPEEVQERAVQTLTGLLRPQIVRPHPGATACLTPTPIRYPRPAGAFGSAVGPGFDPDAATAAAATVVTDVLFQPQRLNRQAPAIGRVFRQAWEAAGGDPVTVDVVTRAALRAVHGGELHPSPRAELVQALESAPDAPAWLSAAVPDAARIPKGPDVVLPPGIPL comes from the coding sequence ATGATCAGCCTCGAGACCACCGGCACCCAGGCCCTTCTCACCCTGCCTCGCGCCGGCATCGACGTCCTGGCCCTGACCATGCTCACCTCCGGCGTCGGCTCCAGCCGGATCAACCTCGACCGCGGCCAGCCCGGCCAGGTCCGCCACTGGCGCTTCGAGCCGGTCGGCACCCGGATCACCCTGACCGAGCTGAACACCCATTTCGGTTCCGGCACCGGCCGTCGCGACGGGGCCGGGTCGTTCGCCCGGTCGATGCTCGCGGTGCTCGACCCGGTAGCGAGCACCGACGGCACCGTGACCGTCGACATCACCGCCCTGGCCTGCCGCGACCTGGTCGAGGTCCGCCGCTGGGCCAGCTTCTCCTCGGCCGGGGAACCCACCGTCGACCCGTCCCGCTCCCTCGTCGACCCGGGCCCCAGCCACACGCACGAACACGGCGTCGAGATCGAGTCCCTGCTCACCTTCACCGGTTTCAGCGGCGACGCCATCAGCGAGGTCGCGCCCGACCCGGGTGCTGTCACGGTGCGCCAGCGCCTGTCCCTGACCCCGCTGACCGACGATCCCTTCCCCGTCCTGCCCTTCCACCCGGCCGCCGGCGGGTACGGCAAGATGCGCACCGACACGGACACCGACCCCCGTCGTCCCCCGTTCGCCGGCGTGCACCCCCGCTTCGCGACCCGTGAGCCGATCGTCTTCTCGGTCGACCCCGACATCCCCCAGCCCTACCGGGACGCCGTGCTCGAGGGAGGACGCTGGTGGGCAACCGGTTTCGAGGCCGCCGGGCTCCCGGACACCTACCGGGTCGAGGTGCGCCCGCGCGAGAGCGACCCGGCGGCCGTCGGCACGAACGCCGTGTGGTGGGTGCACCGCACCGGCCGCGGCTGGTCGATGGGCGCAGCCCTGTGCGACCCGCGCACCGGCCGGATCGTCAAAGGCAACGTGCGCCTGGGATCTCAGCGCGTGCAGCAGCTCACCGCACTCGGCGAGGCCCTGCTCTGCCCCTACGGCCACGCCGACGAAGCCGCCCGGCGGCAGCAGATCGAGCAGATGACCCTCGCCCGGATCCGCCAGCTGGCCGCCCACGAGATCGGCCACGCCCTGGGCCTCATGCACAACTACGCCTCCCACCAGCACGAGCACCCCTCCGTCATGGACTACCCGTTCCCGGCCCTGCGGGTGACGCCCGACGGCCGGGTCGACCTGAGCTCCACCTACGCGCAGGGCCTGGGCCCCTGGGACGTCTTCACCGTCCGCTACGCCTACGGCGACGACACCCCCGAGGCCAAAGCCGCTGCGCTGCAGGCCGAACGCGACGCCGGGCGCCGCTACCTGACCGACCACGACGGCCACTCCCCCGACAGCTGCTCCCCCGACGCCGCCCCCTGGATCCACGGCGCCGACCCCTTCGAGGCCCTCGAGCGCCTGCTCACCGTCCGCGCCGCCGCCCTGCAGACGTTCGGCCCCGGCTGCCTGCCCCCGGGCCGCCCCACCGGCGAACGCGAAGACCGCTTCGCCCTGCTGCACCTGCTGCACCGCCACCAGTGCGCCGCGCTCGGGCACCTGATCGGCGGGCTCCACCACGAGTACGCACTCGCCGGTGAGGACGTCCCCGACCCGGTCCCGGTGCCCGAGGAGGTGCAGGAGCGCGCGGTGCAGACTCTGACCGGGCTGCTGCGCCCGCAGATCGTGCGCCCCCACCCCGGCGCCACGGCCTGCCTGACCCCGACCCCGATCCGGTACCCGCGACCGGCCGGGGCCTTCGGCTCGGCCGTCGGGCCGGGCTTCGATCCGGACGCCGCGACCGCGGCCGCCGCCACCGTCGTGACCGACGTGCTCTTCCAGCCCCAGCGCCTGAACCGGCAGGCGCCCGCGATCGGCCGCGTCTTCCGCCAGGCCTGGGAGGCGGCGGGCGGCGACCCGGTCACCGTCGACGTGGTGACACGGGCCGCGCTGCGCGCCGTGCACGGTGGCGAGCTGCATCCCTCGCCCCGGGCCGAACTGGTCCAGGCCCTGGAATCGGCGCCGGACGCCCCCGCGTGGCTGAGCGCGGCCGTGCCGGACGCCGCGCGGATCCCGAAGGGGCCGGACGTCGTCCTCCCACCCGGGATCCCGCTGTGA
- a CDS encoding ABC transporter substrate-binding protein, whose translation MAPTLRTIGSGLTARRAVTAGLAVTALAALSACGGGSSSGDGASGTGGSLKVAIDADPVCLDPAQATLIASNVIGRQMVDSLIDQDPDTGEFTPWLAEKFESNDDATAFTFTLKKGVTFSDGTPLDAAAVKASLESVVDLGAKSVYGTSYLAGLKSIETPDDSTVEVDFKAPNAQFLMAASTPTLGIVSAKTVAASAEERCAGTNLVGSGPFTLDSYTANQNVKITKRTGYAWPSGLAQHSGDALLDDVTYQVATEPSVRAGSLRSKQVDMATTIQSQDEAMFDGNGFSLLTRINPGIVIGIAPNLSASGNPALKDEQVRKAIQLAIDRKGITESVLTPSYGVAKSLLGETTPGFTDESSLLTFDEAQANSILDAAGWVKGSDGIREKDGKKLSLTVAYFYQTNVVEYTQQLLRKVGVDLVLKEMTAAQYASEYLTGKYDFISTSVSRPDPDILRAMYSSEATNFTFTEASDPVQKELAPLFTEIGSTTDTDKRAAAAAEVQKILLENNWVYPMSQLTQVIGVSDAVQGVRYDAASRFVLYDASMTS comes from the coding sequence GTGGCTCCCACACTTCGCACGATCGGCAGTGGCCTGACCGCCCGCCGCGCCGTGACGGCCGGCCTGGCCGTCACGGCCCTCGCCGCCCTGAGCGCCTGCGGCGGCGGAAGCAGTTCCGGCGACGGTGCTTCCGGCACCGGCGGCAGCCTCAAGGTCGCGATCGACGCCGACCCGGTCTGCCTCGACCCCGCCCAGGCGACCCTCATCGCGTCCAACGTCATCGGGCGCCAGATGGTCGACTCGCTGATCGACCAGGACCCCGACACCGGCGAGTTCACCCCCTGGCTGGCCGAGAAGTTCGAGAGCAACGACGACGCCACCGCGTTCACGTTCACGCTCAAGAAGGGCGTGACGTTCTCGGACGGCACCCCGCTCGACGCGGCCGCGGTCAAGGCCTCGCTGGAGAGCGTCGTCGACCTGGGCGCCAAGTCGGTCTACGGCACCTCGTACCTGGCCGGCCTGAAGTCCATCGAGACCCCCGACGACTCCACGGTCGAGGTCGACTTCAAGGCCCCCAACGCGCAGTTCCTGATGGCCGCCTCCACGCCCACCCTGGGCATCGTGTCGGCCAAGACCGTCGCCGCGAGCGCCGAGGAGCGCTGCGCCGGAACGAATCTGGTCGGGTCCGGGCCGTTCACACTGGACAGCTACACGGCCAACCAGAACGTCAAGATCACCAAGCGCACCGGTTACGCCTGGCCCTCGGGTCTGGCTCAGCACAGTGGTGACGCGCTGCTGGACGACGTGACGTACCAGGTGGCCACCGAGCCGAGCGTGCGCGCCGGCAGCCTGCGCTCCAAGCAGGTCGACATGGCCACCACGATCCAGTCGCAGGACGAGGCCATGTTCGACGGCAACGGGTTCAGCCTGCTCACGCGCATCAACCCGGGCATCGTCATCGGCATCGCGCCGAACCTGTCCGCCTCGGGCAACCCGGCCCTGAAGGACGAGCAGGTCCGCAAGGCGATCCAGCTGGCGATCGACCGCAAGGGCATCACCGAGTCGGTGCTCACGCCCTCGTACGGCGTGGCCAAGAGCCTGCTCGGCGAGACCACACCGGGTTTCACCGACGAGTCGTCGCTGCTGACCTTCGACGAGGCGCAGGCCAATTCGATCCTGGACGCGGCGGGCTGGGTCAAGGGCTCGGACGGCATTCGCGAGAAGGACGGCAAGAAGCTCAGTCTCACGGTGGCGTACTTCTACCAGACCAACGTGGTGGAGTACACGCAGCAGCTGCTGCGCAAGGTGGGCGTGGACCTGGTGCTCAAGGAGATGACCGCCGCGCAGTACGCCTCCGAGTACCTCACGGGCAAGTACGACTTCATCTCGACCTCGGTGTCGCGGCCCGACCCGGACATCCTGCGGGCGATGTACTCCTCGGAGGCCACGAACTTCACCTTCACCGAGGCCAGTGACCCGGTGCAGAAGGAGCTGGCGCCGCTGTTCACGGAGATCGGCTCGACCACCGACACCGACAAGCGGGCTGCCGCGGCCGCCGAGGTGCAGAAGATCCTGCTGGAGAACAACTGGGTCTACCCGATGAGCCAGCTCACCCAGGTGATCGGGGTCTCCGACGCGGTGCAGGGCGTGCGCTACGACGCGGCCTCCCGCTTCGTCCTGTACGACGCCTCGATGACGAGCTGA
- a CDS encoding ABC transporter permease, whose product MTVNIQGPQPTEVALNPGLPDKPLKKRRSLLGGVLRHGGLVLSSLVLLLVLLWAVVPGLFTDADPLVGDGKDRFLPPSGDHLFGTDQFGRDVFARIVDGAWLSVSGVVVAVALALVIGSLLGLLAGFVGGRVDDVIMRICDVMLAIPAILLSMAVITALGGGTIKVAIAVGIASIASVARTMRSEVLRVRTAGYVDAARASGVRWWGILGRHVLPNSLGPVIVLTTVEFGTALLAIAALSFLGYGATPPTPEWGAMISEGRDYLATAWWLTTIPGLLVVTIVLSVNRIAREFGTTRRSR is encoded by the coding sequence ATGACCGTGAACATCCAGGGCCCCCAGCCGACCGAGGTCGCGCTCAACCCCGGCCTCCCCGACAAGCCCCTGAAGAAGCGCCGTTCCCTGCTCGGAGGCGTCCTGCGTCACGGCGGTCTGGTGCTCTCCAGCCTCGTGCTGCTCCTGGTTCTCCTGTGGGCGGTCGTCCCGGGCCTGTTCACCGACGCCGATCCCCTCGTGGGTGACGGCAAGGACCGCTTCCTGCCCCCGTCCGGCGATCACCTCTTCGGCACCGACCAGTTCGGCCGCGACGTGTTCGCCCGGATCGTCGACGGCGCCTGGCTGTCCGTCAGCGGTGTGGTCGTCGCGGTGGCGCTGGCCCTGGTGATCGGTTCCCTGCTCGGCCTGCTGGCGGGTTTCGTCGGGGGACGCGTGGACGACGTGATCATGCGGATCTGCGACGTCATGCTCGCCATCCCCGCGATCCTGCTGTCGATGGCCGTGATCACGGCCCTGGGCGGCGGCACGATCAAGGTGGCCATCGCGGTCGGTATCGCCAGCATCGCCTCGGTCGCCCGCACCATGCGCAGCGAGGTGCTGCGGGTGCGCACCGCCGGGTACGTCGACGCCGCCCGCGCCAGTGGCGTGCGGTGGTGGGGCATCCTCGGCCGGCACGTCCTGCCCAACTCCCTGGGCCCGGTCATCGTCCTGACCACCGTGGAGTTCGGCACCGCGCTGCTGGCCATCGCCGCCCTGAGCTTCCTCGGTTACGGCGCCACCCCGCCCACCCCGGAGTGGGGCGCCATGATCTCCGAGGGGCGTGACTACCTGGCGACCGCCTGGTGGCTCACCACCATCCCGGGTCTGCTGGTCGTGACCATCGTCCTGTCCGTCAACCGGATCGCCCGCGAGTTCGGCACCACCCGGAGGTCCCGTTGA
- a CDS encoding ABC transporter permease — protein sequence MIRYLGRRALHAVLVMWAAFTVSFLILFIVPGDPVSAMLGPEALASTTPEQLDALRAEFGTDKPVVVQYGVQLLHLVQFNLGQSFRTGQPVAQMIGDAIPSTLVLASSALVLALILGISVAVAANFTRRPWLKALLLSLPPIAVSMPTFWVGLMLLQFVSFRAGLLPAVGGEGIQGLILPAVTLAVPTSAVIAQVLARSLETTLAEPYVEVIRAKGAGRARIHFGHALRNAAIPALTVTGVLVATMFGGSVLVETVFARNGLGQTAATAVSNQDIPVVQGVVLVTAAIFVVSSLVVDLIYPLIDPRIRLNAAMS from the coding sequence ATGATCCGATATCTCGGCCGGCGGGCCCTGCACGCCGTCCTGGTCATGTGGGCCGCGTTCACGGTCTCGTTCCTGATCCTCTTCATCGTGCCGGGCGACCCGGTCAGCGCCATGCTCGGCCCGGAGGCCCTGGCCTCCACCACCCCGGAACAGCTGGACGCTCTCCGGGCCGAGTTCGGCACCGACAAGCCGGTCGTCGTGCAGTACGGGGTGCAGCTGCTGCACCTGGTGCAGTTCAACCTGGGCCAGTCGTTCCGCACCGGCCAGCCCGTCGCCCAGATGATCGGTGACGCGATCCCCTCGACGCTCGTCCTCGCGTCCTCCGCCCTGGTCCTCGCCCTGATCCTGGGCATCTCGGTGGCCGTGGCCGCGAACTTCACCCGCCGGCCCTGGCTGAAGGCGCTGCTGCTGAGCCTGCCCCCGATCGCGGTCTCCATGCCCACCTTCTGGGTCGGCCTGATGCTGCTGCAGTTCGTCTCGTTCCGTGCCGGTCTGCTGCCGGCCGTGGGCGGTGAGGGCATCCAGGGCCTGATCCTGCCGGCCGTGACCCTGGCCGTCCCCACCTCCGCGGTCATCGCGCAGGTCCTGGCCCGGAGCCTGGAGACCACGCTGGCCGAGCCCTACGTCGAGGTGATCCGGGCCAAGGGCGCCGGGCGGGCCCGCATCCACTTCGGTCACGCCCTGCGCAACGCGGCCATCCCGGCGCTGACCGTCACCGGCGTCCTGGTCGCCACCATGTTCGGCGGATCGGTGCTCGTGGAGACCGTTTTCGCCCGCAACGGGCTGGGCCAGACCGCCGCCACCGCGGTGTCCAACCAGGACATCCCCGTGGTGCAGGGCGTGGTGCTGGTGACCGCCGCGATCTTCGTGGTCTCCAGCCTGGTCGTCGACCTGATCTACCCCCTGATCGACCCCCGGATCCGACTGAATGCGGCGATGTCATGA
- a CDS encoding MalY/PatB family protein: MIDLDHLNDLTPQDLHDLGSLKWSTHPQSLPAWVAEMDFGCAPPIMQALHKAVDTHHFGYLPPTVTAALAESCSTWMQRRLNWEVPPAHIRQLSDVLKAFELTIEHFTAPGSAVIVPTPCYAPFLTIPPEMGRQVVQVPMRESGGRWVLDPDDLDAALAGGAGLVVICDPHNPTGTVYTAAEHASVAEVVERHGARVFADLIHAPVTYPGHPVTPYASVSPAAASHTVSAISAAKGWNLAGLKAAQIVFSNQADADHYESLGTHAKYGASTLGMIASTAAYSAGGRWLEQVVAYLDANRTHVVSRLQATLPQARLAVPESTYFVWIDLGYAGLGAGTAAMLQERAGVSVTDGALAGDGFEGWVRINFATPRQIIDVILDRIIAAAG, translated from the coding sequence ATGATCGACCTGGACCACCTGAACGACCTCACCCCGCAGGACCTGCACGACCTCGGCAGCCTGAAATGGTCCACCCACCCCCAGAGCCTGCCCGCCTGGGTCGCCGAGATGGACTTCGGCTGCGCCCCGCCCATCATGCAGGCCCTCCACAAGGCCGTCGACACACACCATTTCGGCTACCTGCCCCCGACCGTGACCGCAGCCCTGGCCGAGTCCTGCTCCACCTGGATGCAGCGCCGCCTGAACTGGGAGGTGCCGCCCGCGCACATCCGGCAGCTGTCCGACGTGCTCAAGGCCTTCGAGCTCACCATCGAGCACTTCACCGCCCCCGGCAGCGCCGTGATCGTGCCGACCCCCTGCTACGCGCCGTTCCTGACGATCCCGCCGGAGATGGGCCGCCAGGTCGTCCAGGTACCGATGCGCGAGTCCGGCGGCCGCTGGGTGCTCGACCCCGACGACCTCGACGCCGCGCTGGCCGGAGGCGCCGGGCTGGTCGTGATCTGCGACCCGCACAACCCGACCGGAACCGTCTACACCGCAGCCGAGCACGCGTCCGTCGCCGAGGTGGTCGAACGGCACGGGGCCCGGGTCTTCGCCGACCTGATCCACGCACCCGTCACCTACCCCGGCCACCCCGTCACCCCGTACGCCTCGGTGAGCCCGGCCGCCGCGTCCCACACCGTCTCGGCGATCTCGGCCGCCAAGGGCTGGAACCTGGCCGGTCTCAAGGCCGCCCAGATCGTCTTCAGCAACCAGGCCGACGCCGACCACTACGAAAGCCTCGGCACCCACGCGAAGTACGGCGCCAGCACCCTGGGCATGATCGCCAGCACCGCCGCGTACTCCGCCGGCGGCCGCTGGCTCGAGCAGGTCGTCGCCTACCTCGACGCCAACCGCACCCACGTCGTCTCCCGCCTGCAGGCAACCCTGCCCCAGGCCCGCCTCGCCGTCCCCGAGTCCACCTACTTCGTCTGGATCGACCTCGGGTACGCCGGTCTCGGCGCCGGCACCGCCGCCATGCTGCAAGAACGCGCGGGCGTCAGCGTCACCGACGGAGCCCTGGCCGGGGACGGCTTCGAGGGCTGGGTCCGGATCAACTTCGCCACCCCGCGCCAGATCATCGACGTCATCCTCGACCGGATCATCGCGGCCGCCGGATGA
- a CDS encoding AraC family transcriptional regulator, with protein MDLISDAVAGTRAGRAVGSRHRHTGSWSSRFPAVNGSGLHIVRRGAPYFVHEHGQPFRTRAGDVVFVPHGGRHGFSDAPLPFGDLSSERPAPVTGPFDTEFVSCCYHLDHGQVSAWFDGLPEVLTVNTDDAAAGPMLGHLAGLLEEHAADDGEGSDIALAAIVDLLLVHLLRAWREHLEPAPDPQILAALRAVQEDPSRPWTVQDLCDRAGLSRTTFTRRFAALTHETPRRYLLRRRLEHAGHLLRHTDLPLAAIARQLGYSSEFSFSAAFRRTFQIAPGQYRLQQARTAEPPVGHHDGQESRSRVRDDRSGAPAAGPQAPPRGPGRSARPHTEAAATP; from the coding sequence GTGGACCTGATCAGCGACGCCGTCGCCGGCACCCGGGCGGGCCGGGCCGTGGGCTCGCGCCACCGCCACACCGGGTCCTGGTCGAGCCGCTTCCCCGCCGTCAACGGTTCCGGCCTGCACATCGTGCGGCGCGGGGCACCGTACTTCGTGCACGAGCACGGGCAGCCGTTCCGCACCCGCGCCGGCGACGTCGTCTTCGTCCCGCACGGCGGGCGCCACGGCTTCAGCGACGCCCCGCTGCCCTTCGGCGACCTGTCGAGCGAGCGCCCGGCACCCGTCACCGGCCCCTTCGACACCGAGTTCGTCTCCTGCTGCTACCACCTCGACCACGGCCAGGTCTCCGCCTGGTTCGACGGCCTGCCCGAGGTCCTCACGGTGAACACGGACGACGCGGCGGCCGGCCCGATGCTGGGTCACCTCGCCGGTCTGCTCGAGGAGCACGCCGCCGACGACGGCGAGGGCAGCGACATCGCCCTCGCCGCCATCGTCGACCTCCTGCTGGTGCACCTGCTGAGGGCCTGGCGCGAGCACCTCGAGCCGGCGCCCGACCCGCAGATCCTGGCGGCGCTGCGAGCGGTGCAGGAAGACCCCTCGCGGCCGTGGACCGTGCAGGACCTGTGCGACCGGGCGGGCCTGTCCCGCACCACCTTCACCCGCCGCTTCGCGGCCCTCACCCATGAGACCCCGCGCCGCTACCTCCTGCGCCGGCGCCTCGAGCACGCCGGTCACCTGCTGAGACACACCGACCTGCCCCTGGCCGCCATCGCCCGCCAGCTCGGGTACTCCTCGGAGTTCAGCTTCTCGGCCGCGTTCCGCCGGACGTTCCAGATCGCCCCCGGCCAGTACCGCCTCCAGCAAGCCCGCACCGCCGAACCCCCGGTGGGCCACCACGACGGTCAGGAAAGCCGGTCGCGTGTGCGGGATGACCGTTCCGGCGCGCCCGCCGCCGGGCCGCAAGCCCCTCCCAGAGGGCCGGGGCGATCAGCTCGGCCACATACAGAGGCCGCCGCCACACCGTGA
- a CDS encoding helix-turn-helix transcriptional regulator codes for MSIDEHGQTPRTRHLPPRATVDGERLIAVFAGLVEPLGRALPTSSEVVLHDLSKLPDSIVAVHGDVTGRSIGDPATDLLLERISEGDHEHQLGYETHLPDGRRMQSSTMIIRDVSGHPVAALCINTDISAWLEVRRIADAMIASPALAALAATTPDLPDPADLPERAPRPDSPESFPRDIDELAAHLLRAATDEAGVPVPRMKKEHKLRFVETLQSKGFFMLRDAVEMAATALGVTRFTIYNYLNEIDSRAGAPSGSSPHETSETSP; via the coding sequence ATGAGCATCGACGAGCACGGCCAGACCCCCCGCACCCGGCACCTGCCGCCGCGCGCCACGGTCGACGGCGAGCGGCTGATCGCCGTGTTCGCCGGGCTGGTCGAACCCCTGGGCCGGGCGCTGCCCACCTCCAGCGAGGTGGTGCTGCACGACCTGAGCAAGCTGCCCGACTCGATCGTGGCGGTGCACGGCGACGTGACCGGCCGCTCCATCGGCGACCCGGCCACCGACCTGCTGCTGGAACGCATCAGCGAGGGCGACCACGAGCACCAGCTCGGCTACGAGACCCATCTGCCCGACGGCCGCCGCATGCAGTCCTCGACGATGATCATCCGCGACGTGTCCGGGCACCCGGTCGCCGCCCTGTGCATCAACACCGACATCTCGGCCTGGCTGGAGGTGCGGCGGATCGCGGACGCGATGATCGCCTCGCCCGCCCTGGCCGCCCTGGCCGCCACCACCCCGGACCTGCCGGATCCCGCGGACCTCCCCGAACGCGCGCCCCGGCCCGACAGCCCCGAGTCCTTCCCCCGCGACATCGACGAGCTGGCGGCCCACCTGCTGCGCGCCGCCACCGACGAGGCCGGGGTCCCGGTGCCCCGGATGAAGAAGGAGCACAAGCTCCGGTTCGTCGAGACTCTGCAGTCCAAGGGCTTCTTCATGCTCCGCGACGCGGTCGAGATGGCCGCCACGGCCCTCGGCGTCACCCGCTTCACCATCTACAACTACCTGAACGAGATCGACTCCCGCGCCGGTGCCCCCTCCGGCTCCTCCCCCCACGAGACGAGCGAGACCTCTCCATGA